The Desulfovibrio sp. genome has a window encoding:
- the gcvPA gene encoding aminomethyl-transferring glycine dehydrogenase subunit GcvPA gives MPYVPHTTADTREMLTAVGVSSMEELFAEIPLSLRPKSFDLPPGMSEMATRAKIEDLSSRNNTNLVSFLGAGFYDHYVPSAVDALISRGEFYTAYTPYQPEASQGTLQAIFEYQTAVTRLLDMDCSNASVYDGGTALYEAMMMAVRQTKRVRVVISETVSPIYRILLGTYTRNLKLDLVTVPHKDGGTDFAAMEKAVDASTACVVVQSPNFFGCVEDFSALFASAKAKGALAIVSAYPVLASVLKTPGQMGADIAVAEGQSLGLPLSFGGPYLGIMTCTKALVRQMPGRIVGRTTDSEGRTGYVLTLQAREQHIRRQKATSNICSNQALCALRCLIHLCLLGEEGLKRTARISMENARYAAGKLSQIKGVSLLNNGPAGNEFAITLPRPAQDVCLAMIGRGYVPGFPLGRYYKGLDNALLVCCTEKHSRRDIDILAAWLEDEI, from the coding sequence ATGCCCTACGTTCCCCACACCACGGCGGACACGCGGGAGATGCTCACGGCCGTTGGCGTTTCTTCCATGGAAGAGCTTTTCGCCGAAATCCCACTGTCTTTGCGTCCGAAAAGCTTCGACCTGCCGCCCGGCATGTCCGAGATGGCCACCCGCGCCAAAATCGAGGATCTCTCCTCGCGCAATAACACCAACCTAGTGAGCTTCCTCGGCGCCGGCTTCTACGACCACTACGTGCCCTCGGCCGTGGATGCGCTCATTAGCCGCGGCGAGTTCTACACGGCCTACACGCCCTACCAGCCCGAAGCCAGCCAGGGGACGCTCCAGGCCATCTTCGAATATCAGACAGCCGTGACCCGCCTCCTGGACATGGACTGCTCCAACGCATCGGTCTACGACGGCGGAACAGCCCTGTACGAGGCCATGATGATGGCCGTGCGCCAGACCAAGCGCGTGCGTGTGGTCATCTCCGAGACGGTCAGCCCCATCTACCGCATCCTGCTGGGCACCTACACCAGGAACCTGAAGCTCGATCTGGTCACCGTGCCCCACAAGGACGGCGGGACGGACTTCGCGGCCATGGAAAAGGCCGTGGACGCTTCCACCGCCTGCGTGGTGGTGCAAAGCCCCAACTTCTTCGGGTGCGTGGAGGATTTCTCCGCCCTGTTCGCTTCGGCCAAGGCCAAGGGCGCGCTGGCCATCGTCAGCGCCTACCCGGTGCTGGCCAGCGTGCTGAAGACTCCCGGCCAGATGGGCGCGGACATCGCCGTGGCCGAGGGCCAGAGCCTGGGCCTGCCGCTTTCCTTCGGCGGGCCGTATCTTGGCATCATGACCTGCACCAAGGCGCTCGTCCGCCAGATGCCCGGCCGCATCGTGGGCCGCACCACGGACAGCGAGGGGCGCACCGGCTACGTCTTGACCCTCCAGGCCCGCGAGCAGCACATCAGGCGCCAGAAGGCCACCTCCAACATCTGCTCCAACCAGGCCCTGTGCGCCCTGCGCTGCCTCATCCACCTCTGCCTCCTGGGCGAGGAGGGGCTCAAGCGCACCGCCCGGATTTCCATGGAGAACGCCCGCTACGCCGCGGGCAAGCTCTCCCAGATCAAAGGGGTCTCGCTTCTAAACAACGGCCCCGCCGGCAACGAGTTCGCCATCACCCTGCCCAGGCCCGCCCAAGACGTTTGCCTGGCCATGATCGGCCGGGGCTACGTGCCCGGCTTCCCGCTGGGGCGCTACTATAAGGGCCTGGACAACGCCCTTCTGGTCTGCTGCACCGAAAAGCATTCCCGCCGCGACATCGACATCCTGGCCGCCTGGCTGGAGGATGAAATATGA
- the gcvH gene encoding glycine cleavage system protein GcvH: MFPTELKYTPSHEWAKIEGDTATVGITSFAQEQLGDITFVDLPAVGAQVTQGSEFGSIESVKAASELYSPVTGEVIEVNSALEASPELVNQEPFEGGWMIKVKLSADPKGLLDASAYEQTAVSCH, from the coding sequence ATGTTCCCGACCGAGCTCAAGTACACGCCATCCCATGAATGGGCCAAGATCGAAGGCGACACCGCCACCGTGGGCATCACCAGTTTCGCCCAGGAGCAGCTGGGCGACATCACCTTCGTGGACCTCCCCGCCGTGGGAGCCCAGGTGACCCAGGGCAGCGAATTCGGCTCCATAGAATCCGTTAAAGCTGCCAGCGAGCTGTATTCCCCGGTCACCGGAGAGGTTATCGAGGTCAACTCCGCCCTGGAAGCAAGCCCCGAACTTGTGAACCAGGAGCCCTTCGAGGGCGGCTGGATGATCAAGGTGAAGCTCTCCGCCGACCCCAAGGGGCTGCTGGACGCTTCCGCCTACGAACAAACCGCCGTTTCCTGCCACTAG
- a CDS encoding 50S ribosomal protein L11 methyltransferase, which produces MPIQAAAKALEKTPLPDYTQGPRQQLAVKENGRTWLLNRTEDLETIWENMSREELGEDERMPYWAELWPASLLLCRWLERNRETVAGRYCLDVGCGLGLTGIVGSWLGAKVVGMDHQWPAVFFSRENAGLNRVDQPLWTQMDWCAPAFKPRCFDFMWGGDIVYETRFYHPLTKLFKKHLAPGGRIWLAEPKRSVSRPVWERLAGDGFSVRKLFTEPVPVEGYHVTVNLWEMTLPD; this is translated from the coding sequence ATGCCCATTCAGGCGGCCGCCAAGGCTTTAGAGAAAACCCCGCTCCCGGACTATACCCAGGGTCCCCGCCAGCAGCTTGCCGTTAAAGAGAACGGACGCACCTGGCTCCTTAACCGGACCGAGGACCTGGAGACCATCTGGGAGAACATGAGCCGCGAGGAACTGGGCGAGGACGAGCGCATGCCCTACTGGGCGGAACTGTGGCCCGCCAGCCTCCTGTTGTGCCGCTGGCTGGAGCGCAACCGGGAAACCGTGGCAGGGCGGTACTGCCTGGACGTGGGCTGCGGGCTCGGGCTCACTGGCATCGTGGGCAGCTGGCTCGGGGCCAAGGTGGTGGGCATGGATCATCAGTGGCCCGCCGTGTTTTTTTCCCGCGAAAACGCGGGGCTTAACCGGGTGGACCAGCCCCTGTGGACCCAGATGGATTGGTGCGCTCCGGCTTTCAAGCCTCGCTGTTTCGATTTCATGTGGGGCGGGGACATCGTGTACGAAACCCGCTTCTATCATCCGCTCACGAAATTGTTTAAGAAGCATCTGGCCCCGGGTGGCAGGATCTGGCTGGCCGAACCCAAGCGCAGCGTGTCGCGGCCGGTATGGGAACGCCTTGCCGGGGATGGTTTCTCGGTGCGAAAGCTCTTCACCGAGCCCGTGCCCGTGGAAGGGTACCACGTTACGGTCAACCTGTGGGAAATGACGCTTCCGGACTGA
- a CDS encoding serine hydroxymethyltransferase, which yields MRSCREILKENDPDVFDTLAGEENRQRLGVELIPSENYTYPEVLAVLGSVFTNKYSEGYPGRRYYGGQEFTDRVEILARERACKVFSCEHANVQPLSGSPMNQAVYLGLLEPGDTILAMDLSHGGHLTHGAPVSHMGRLFNFVRYKTNPGDGAIDFDAVRALAREHKPKLVLCGYTSYPRDLDYAAFKAVADEAGAYTMCDASHYAGLVAGKVMKNPFDHGFDVVTTTSHKSLRGPRGGMILCRKDLAARIDKSVFPGLQGGPHMNVIAGIAVTMGKALTQEFRDYARQVLVNAQAFATALITRGASLVTGGTDNHMLVMNTSESFGLDGKVAEELLDEVGITTNKQIVPDDPNPPLRPSGIRIGTPAATTRGMKEQEMERLSGWICDVLSKPDDAGKRGAIRREVEAMCMGFPVPGIGQ from the coding sequence ATGCGATCCTGCCGCGAGATTCTCAAAGAAAACGATCCCGACGTGTTCGACACCCTAGCTGGCGAGGAGAACCGCCAGCGCCTGGGCGTTGAGCTCATTCCCAGCGAGAACTACACCTATCCCGAGGTGCTGGCCGTTCTGGGGAGCGTGTTCACCAACAAGTATTCCGAAGGTTACCCCGGCAGGCGCTACTACGGCGGCCAGGAATTCACGGACCGGGTGGAGATTCTGGCCCGGGAGCGCGCCTGCAAGGTGTTTAGCTGCGAACATGCCAACGTGCAGCCGCTTTCGGGCTCTCCCATGAACCAGGCCGTGTACCTGGGGCTTCTGGAGCCGGGGGACACCATCCTGGCCATGGATTTGTCCCACGGCGGACACCTGACACACGGCGCGCCCGTGTCCCACATGGGGCGGCTTTTCAACTTCGTGCGCTACAAGACCAACCCTGGCGACGGGGCCATCGATTTCGACGCGGTGCGCGCCCTGGCACGGGAGCACAAGCCCAAGCTGGTGCTGTGCGGCTACACGTCGTACCCGCGCGACCTGGACTATGCGGCCTTCAAGGCCGTGGCCGACGAGGCGGGGGCCTACACCATGTGCGACGCCTCGCACTATGCGGGTCTGGTGGCCGGCAAAGTGATGAAAAATCCCTTCGACCACGGGTTCGACGTGGTGACCACCACCTCGCACAAGTCCCTGCGCGGGCCGCGCGGCGGCATGATCCTGTGCCGCAAGGACCTGGCGGCGCGCATCGACAAGTCGGTGTTTCCGGGCTTGCAGGGCGGGCCGCACATGAACGTGATCGCGGGCATCGCCGTGACCATGGGCAAGGCCCTGACCCAGGAGTTCAGGGACTACGCCAGGCAGGTGCTGGTGAACGCCCAGGCCTTCGCGACGGCGCTCATTACCAGGGGGGCCAGCCTGGTCACCGGCGGTACGGACAACCACATGCTGGTTATGAACACCAGCGAGAGCTTCGGCCTGGACGGCAAGGTGGCGGAGGAGCTTCTGGACGAGGTGGGCATAACCACCAACAAGCAGATCGTGCCGGATGATCCCAATCCGCCCTTGCGTCCGAGCGGCATCCGGATAGGGACACCGGCGGCCACCACGCGCGGCATGAAGGAGCAGGAGATGGAGCGCCTGTCCGGGTGGATTTGCGACGTGCTGTCCAAGCCGGACGATGCGGGCAAACGGGGGGCCATCCGCCGGGAGGTGGAGGCCATGTGCATGGGATTCCCGGTTCCAGGGATAGGCCAGTAG
- a CDS encoding NAD-dependent malic enzyme produces MSDTTKRGRDIFYDPAVNKATAFTEEEKESLGLVGLVPDVVETIDGQLTRVLMQLGHKATDLDRYIYLVNLLDHNETLFYKTIMSDPARFLPIVYDPTIGEACLKFGHIYRQPRGLYLSIDRRGKVREVLKNWPVKDVRVICVTDGGRILGLGDLGANGMGIPIGKLQLYTAAAGVPPQGLLPMCLDAGTNNQSLLNDPLYLGLRRPRPKTDDLYSFVDEFVAAVQEVFPDCCIHFEDWTGVDAVRLLERYRNTCCCYNDDVQGTAGITLTGMINACKVKGTNLKDESYLFLGAGSAGIGLSNLLCSALVEEGLTLEEARSRVHMFDVNGLLESSRTDLEDFQRPYAHPHAPMKPGEFAKAVEEFKPTTIIGVSTMGGAFNRSVVEAMCRVNERPVILALSNPTEKAECSAEQAYVWSGGKALYAAGVPFAPVSVGGKTFLPGQANNFYIFPAVGMAIYATRAKRVTDQMFIEAARGVADQVSAEQLAQGLLYPLQSNILETEIKTAVRVAALVFDSGLAGVERPKDMEAFIRSYVYKPEYK; encoded by the coding sequence ATGTCGGACACAACAAAGCGCGGAAGGGACATTTTTTACGATCCCGCAGTGAACAAAGCCACTGCATTCACCGAAGAGGAAAAAGAGTCGCTCGGACTCGTCGGCCTAGTGCCAGATGTGGTCGAAACCATCGACGGCCAGCTCACCCGGGTGCTCATGCAGCTCGGGCACAAGGCCACCGACCTGGACAGATACATCTATCTGGTCAATCTCCTCGATCACAACGAGACGCTTTTCTACAAGACGATCATGTCCGATCCGGCCCGCTTTCTGCCAATCGTGTACGACCCCACCATCGGCGAGGCCTGTTTGAAGTTCGGCCATATATATCGCCAACCGCGCGGCCTTTACCTGTCCATCGACCGCAGGGGCAAGGTCAGGGAGGTACTCAAAAACTGGCCGGTCAAGGATGTGCGGGTCATCTGCGTGACCGACGGCGGGCGGATTTTGGGCCTGGGCGACTTGGGCGCCAACGGAATGGGTATTCCCATCGGCAAGCTGCAGCTCTACACCGCTGCCGCCGGGGTGCCGCCCCAGGGGCTCCTGCCCATGTGCCTGGACGCCGGGACCAACAACCAGTCCCTGCTGAACGATCCCCTCTACTTGGGCTTGCGCAGGCCTCGCCCCAAGACCGATGATCTCTACTCTTTCGTGGACGAGTTCGTGGCCGCGGTGCAGGAGGTGTTCCCGGACTGCTGCATCCACTTCGAGGACTGGACCGGTGTGGACGCGGTTCGCCTTTTGGAGCGCTACCGCAACACATGCTGCTGCTACAACGACGACGTCCAGGGCACGGCGGGCATCACCCTGACGGGCATGATCAACGCCTGCAAGGTCAAGGGAACAAATCTGAAGGATGAGTCCTATCTGTTTCTGGGAGCTGGTTCGGCGGGCATCGGCTTGAGCAATCTCCTGTGCTCGGCTCTGGTAGAGGAGGGGCTTACCCTTGAAGAGGCCAGGTCGCGCGTGCATATGTTCGACGTGAACGGTCTGCTCGAGTCCTCCCGTACGGACCTGGAAGATTTCCAACGCCCCTACGCCCACCCGCATGCTCCCATGAAGCCGGGCGAATTCGCCAAGGCGGTGGAGGAATTCAAACCCACCACCATCATCGGCGTAAGCACCATGGGTGGAGCCTTCAACAGGAGCGTGGTGGAAGCCATGTGCCGGGTCAACGAGCGGCCCGTTATCCTGGCCCTGTCCAACCCCACGGAAAAGGCGGAATGCAGCGCCGAGCAGGCTTATGTCTGGAGCGGAGGCAAGGCCCTGTACGCCGCGGGCGTGCCGTTCGCGCCAGTGTCCGTTGGAGGCAAGACCTTCCTGCCAGGCCAGGCCAATAACTTCTACATCTTCCCGGCCGTGGGCATGGCCATATACGCCACACGGGCCAAGCGGGTAACAGACCAGATGTTCATAGAGGCGGCGCGCGGCGTGGCCGACCAGGTATCGGCCGAGCAGCTGGCCCAGGGGCTTCTCTACCCCTTGCAATCGAACATTCTGGAAACGGAGATCAAGACGGCGGTGCGGGTGGCGGCATTGGTGTTCGATTCGGGGCTGGCTGGCGTGGAGCGCCCCAAGGATATGGAGGCGTTTATCCGTTCGTACGTCTACAAGCCTGAGTACAAGTAA
- a CDS encoding FAD-dependent oxidoreductase: MASDLLIIGGGPAGYDAAMAAAKRGIQTTLIEKEHLGGSCLNWGCIPTKFLLAAVASKAELEGQEKMKTGSGQIFVDMPALVDRKKRHLEATRKAMAAELQKASVTFIHGELKMVGAVKSVIEVDGEPQTVQYKKCILATGSRPAFHPGLKADHDAILNSGDMLGLREIPKHLLVVGAGFIGLELAQFFSRAGSKITLVEVAPRIAPSEDEEVSKTLAQSFKRMGWDIHTGVAISGLETVDGMAKLVLGDGREFTADKCLLAVGRLPNSRNLMLEMLGAEIKGAGWIHTDENLMATPTIYAVGDVNGRTLLAHAAASQGEWVVSHFAGETTKGYDPGPIPGCMYGAPETMRVGIMEAEARKRGMEITVSRAQLVANPIAQAHGATGGLVKCVWSEGKLIGVTAVGHGVSSLATLSTVMVGQGWTRKQCAELIFPHPTLDEALRSALLAPAQ, encoded by the coding sequence ATGGCATCTGACCTTCTCATCATCGGCGGCGGCCCGGCCGGCTACGACGCGGCCATGGCAGCAGCCAAGCGCGGCATCCAGACGACCCTCATCGAAAAGGAGCACCTGGGCGGCTCCTGCCTGAACTGGGGCTGCATCCCCACCAAGTTTTTGCTGGCTGCCGTTGCCTCCAAAGCGGAGCTGGAAGGCCAGGAAAAGATGAAGACCGGCTCGGGCCAGATCTTCGTTGATATGCCTGCCCTGGTGGACCGCAAGAAGCGCCACCTGGAAGCCACGCGCAAGGCCATGGCCGCCGAGCTTCAGAAGGCGAGCGTCACATTCATACACGGCGAACTCAAGATGGTCGGGGCAGTGAAATCCGTCATCGAGGTGGATGGCGAACCCCAGACCGTGCAATACAAGAAGTGCATCCTGGCCACGGGAAGCCGCCCGGCGTTTCATCCGGGGCTCAAGGCCGACCATGATGCAATACTGAACTCCGGCGACATGCTCGGCCTGCGGGAAATCCCCAAACACCTGCTGGTGGTGGGCGCGGGTTTCATAGGCCTGGAGCTGGCCCAGTTCTTTTCACGGGCAGGTTCCAAGATCACCCTTGTGGAGGTAGCCCCGCGTATCGCCCCCTCCGAGGACGAGGAGGTCAGCAAGACCCTGGCCCAGAGCTTCAAGCGCATGGGGTGGGACATCCACACCGGGGTGGCCATTTCCGGGCTGGAAACCGTGGACGGCATGGCCAAGCTTGTCCTGGGCGATGGCCGCGAGTTCACAGCGGACAAGTGCCTGCTGGCTGTTGGCAGGCTCCCCAACTCCCGCAACCTCATGCTCGAGATGCTCGGGGCCGAGATCAAGGGCGCGGGCTGGATCCATACTGACGAAAACCTCATGGCCACCCCCACCATCTACGCGGTGGGCGACGTGAACGGCAGAACGCTTTTGGCACACGCCGCCGCGAGCCAGGGCGAATGGGTGGTCAGTCATTTCGCTGGGGAAACTACCAAGGGGTACGATCCGGGCCCGATTCCCGGCTGCATGTACGGCGCGCCGGAAACCATGCGGGTGGGCATCATGGAAGCCGAGGCCAGAAAAAGAGGCATGGAAATAACCGTGAGCCGGGCCCAGTTGGTGGCCAACCCCATTGCCCAGGCGCACGGTGCCACCGGCGGACTGGTGAAGTGCGTGTGGAGCGAAGGAAAGCTTATCGGCGTAACCGCTGTGGGGCACGGCGTTTCCAGCCTGGCCACGCTGTCCACGGTGATGGTGGGCCAGGGTTGGACCAGAAAACAGTGCGCGGAGCTTATCTTCCCGCACCCGACCCTGGACGAGGCCTTGCGTTCCGCCCTTCTGGCCCCGGCGCAGTAG
- a CDS encoding 4Fe-4S binding protein yields the protein MKPLRLGLAPRQRWRRAIIFTSFLLFPITLNYFSPVLILQGAIKGVVTASAVVFGLLFLSGLFFGRGFCAWVCPGAGLQEPLMAVNPKKIASPTAGKFKWILWVPWMTAILTCYALAAITGPHGLRFQPLYMMPSGISVAQPMMYFPYFTVLALIVWLALAVGRRGFCHAACWMAPFLILGTRTGDALGLPRLRLDSRAEECDRCGTCGKHCLMSLPVPDMAASGDTRHPECVLCGECADVCPKGVLQLGFARAGKKI from the coding sequence ATGAAACCCTTGCGCCTGGGCCTGGCCCCTCGTCAGCGCTGGCGCAGGGCGATCATCTTCACGTCGTTTCTTCTCTTTCCCATCACTCTCAACTATTTCTCCCCAGTGCTCATCCTTCAGGGCGCAATAAAGGGTGTGGTCACGGCCAGCGCCGTGGTTTTCGGCCTGCTCTTTCTCTCCGGCCTTTTTTTCGGGCGCGGCTTCTGCGCCTGGGTCTGCCCCGGGGCGGGGCTTCAGGAACCGCTCATGGCTGTTAACCCCAAGAAAATAGCCAGTCCCACGGCGGGCAAGTTCAAATGGATTCTCTGGGTCCCCTGGATGACCGCCATCCTGACCTGCTACGCCCTGGCCGCTATAACAGGCCCGCATGGCCTGCGCTTCCAGCCGCTCTACATGATGCCTTCCGGCATCTCCGTGGCCCAGCCCATGATGTACTTTCCGTACTTCACGGTGCTGGCCCTCATCGTCTGGCTGGCCCTGGCCGTGGGCAGGCGCGGCTTCTGCCACGCGGCCTGCTGGATGGCCCCGTTTCTCATCCTGGGCACGCGCACCGGGGACGCCCTCGGCCTGCCCAGGCTTCGCCTTGATAGCCGGGCCGAAGAGTGCGACCGTTGCGGCACTTGTGGCAAACACTGCTTGATGAGCCTGCCGGTTCCGGATATGGCCGCGTCCGGCGACACGCGCCACCCCGAATGCGTCCTGTGCGGCGAATGCGCCGACGTGTGCCCCAAAGGCGTTCTTCAATTGGGTTTCGCCAGGGCCGGGAAAAAGATATAG
- the nikR gene encoding nickel-responsive transcriptional regulator NikR — MGKTIRFGVSLNSDLLDKFDDLCEEKSYPNRSEAIRDLIRGVLVERQQQLGDSEIAAVLTLVYDHHVSDLSQRLVEIQHDEHDVILTSVHVHLDHHNCLEVLILKGAGDAIKRLSDKLVATKGVKHGKLTLTTTGQGLV; from the coding sequence ATGGGAAAGACCATCCGTTTCGGCGTGTCGCTCAATTCCGATCTGCTCGACAAGTTCGACGACCTCTGCGAGGAAAAAAGCTACCCCAACCGCTCCGAGGCCATCCGCGACCTCATCCGGGGCGTGCTGGTGGAGCGCCAGCAGCAGCTTGGGGACTCCGAGATCGCGGCGGTGCTCACCCTGGTCTACGACCATCACGTTTCCGACCTGTCCCAGCGCCTGGTGGAAATCCAGCACGACGAGCATGATGTGATTCTGACCAGCGTGCACGTGCACCTGGACCATCACAACTGCCTGGAAGTGCTCATCTTGAAGGGCGCCGGCGATGCCATCAAACGTTTGTCGGACAAGCTGGTGGCCACCAAGGGAGTGAAGCACGGCAAGCTGACCCTTACCACCACCGGGCAGGGGCTGGTCTGA
- the gcvPB gene encoding aminomethyl-transferring glycine dehydrogenase subunit GcvPB, which translates to MSTVFKKSTQGREGVWPRLPEHELGEILPANLTRETPASLPSLSELDVVRHFSLLSRKNFGVDSNFYPLGSCTMKYNPKFCEDIAGLPGFSRLHPLLPQLPRGDELTQGALEVMYETERWLCEITGMAEYTLHPMAGAHGELTGVLTMAAYHADKGNKKTKIICPDSAHGTNPASAAIAGYEVVSIASKDGIVDPAALAEVLDDEVAGMMMTCPNTLGLFEKNLPKIVEMLRGVDALLYYDGANLNAVMGKMRVGDAGFDVVHVNLHKTFATPHGGGGPGSGPVGVCEKLVPYLPISRVVKDPSGRFHLRYDYPKSIGYVAPFYGNFGVVLKAYAYMLRLGREGLIRVSENAVLAANYLRKKLDDVLEVPFDRICMHEFVASAEKQSEKGVRALDIAKALLDKGYHAPTIYFPLIVKECLMFEPTETESKDTLDQFVADLRDILAQAETDPAALQAAPVTLPVTRLDETAAARNMHITDDM; encoded by the coding sequence ATGAGCACCGTGTTCAAGAAATCGACCCAGGGTCGCGAAGGGGTCTGGCCCCGCTTGCCCGAGCACGAGCTTGGCGAGATTCTTCCCGCCAATCTCACCCGCGAGACCCCGGCATCGCTGCCTTCGCTGTCCGAACTGGACGTGGTGCGCCACTTCAGCCTGCTCTCGCGCAAGAACTTCGGGGTGGATTCCAACTTCTACCCGCTTGGCTCCTGCACCATGAAGTACAACCCCAAGTTCTGCGAGGACATCGCCGGACTGCCCGGGTTTTCCCGCCTGCACCCCCTGCTTCCCCAGCTGCCGCGCGGCGACGAGCTGACCCAGGGCGCGCTTGAGGTGATGTACGAGACCGAGCGCTGGCTGTGCGAGATAACCGGCATGGCCGAGTACACCCTGCACCCCATGGCCGGGGCGCACGGCGAGCTCACGGGCGTGCTCACCATGGCCGCCTACCACGCGGACAAGGGCAACAAGAAGACCAAGATCATCTGCCCGGACTCGGCCCACGGCACCAACCCGGCCTCGGCGGCCATCGCCGGGTACGAGGTGGTCTCCATTGCCTCCAAGGACGGCATCGTGGACCCGGCCGCCCTGGCCGAGGTGCTCGACGACGAAGTGGCGGGCATGATGATGACCTGCCCCAACACCCTTGGCCTGTTCGAGAAGAACCTGCCCAAGATCGTGGAGATGCTTCGGGGCGTGGACGCCCTGCTCTACTACGACGGCGCGAACTTAAATGCCGTCATGGGCAAGATGCGCGTGGGCGACGCCGGGTTCGACGTGGTGCACGTAAACCTGCACAAGACCTTCGCCACCCCGCACGGGGGCGGCGGCCCGGGCTCCGGCCCGGTGGGCGTGTGCGAGAAGCTCGTGCCCTACCTGCCCATATCGCGCGTGGTGAAGGACCCCTCCGGGCGCTTCCACCTGCGCTACGACTACCCGAAATCCATCGGCTACGTGGCCCCCTTCTACGGCAACTTCGGCGTAGTGCTCAAAGCCTACGCCTACATGCTGCGCCTGGGCCGCGAGGGCCTTATCCGGGTGAGCGAGAACGCCGTGCTGGCCGCCAACTACCTGCGCAAGAAGCTCGACGACGTGCTGGAGGTGCCCTTCGACCGCATCTGCATGCACGAATTCGTGGCCTCGGCCGAGAAGCAGTCCGAAAAAGGCGTGCGCGCCCTGGACATCGCCAAGGCGCTTCTGGACAAGGGCTACCATGCGCCCACCATCTACTTCCCGCTCATCGTCAAGGAATGCCTGATGTTCGAGCCCACGGAAACCGAGTCCAAGGACACCCTGGACCAGTTCGTGGCCGACCTGCGCGACATCCTGGCCCAGGCCGAGACTGATCCGGCCGCGTTGCAGGCCGCTCCGGTCACCCTGCCCGTGACCAGGCTTGACGAAACCGCCGCCGCGCGCAACATGCACATCACAGACGACATGTAA
- the maf gene encoding septum formation protein Maf, with translation MGAFKESADIILASASPRRSELLGSTGISFRIIPSTVDEPPADSGETPGGYALRMARLKARDVAWGHPGSFVLGADTVVAVGEFILGKPTDVEDAKRMLAMLSGREHTVVTGCVLIGPDGQTIWEEAVASKVSFARLSEEAIAAYVATGEPMDKAGGYAIQGLGAFMIARVDGSYTNVVGLPLAETVRTFQTRAMIRHRDVDAPPA, from the coding sequence ATTGGAGCATTCAAGGAATCAGCGGACATCATCCTGGCCTCGGCTTCGCCCAGGCGCAGCGAACTGCTTGGCTCCACCGGCATATCGTTTCGCATCATCCCCTCCACAGTGGACGAACCCCCGGCCGACTCGGGCGAAACCCCGGGCGGCTACGCCCTGCGCATGGCCCGGCTGAAGGCCAGGGACGTGGCCTGGGGACACCCGGGATCGTTCGTCCTGGGAGCTGATACCGTAGTGGCTGTTGGCGAATTCATCCTGGGCAAACCCACGGATGTGGAAGACGCCAAACGCATGCTGGCCATGCTCTCCGGGCGCGAGCACACGGTGGTCACGGGCTGCGTGCTCATCGGGCCGGACGGGCAGACGATCTGGGAAGAGGCCGTGGCCTCCAAGGTAAGCTTCGCGAGGCTTTCGGAAGAAGCCATCGCCGCCTACGTGGCCACCGGCGAACCCATGGACAAGGCTGGCGGCTACGCCATCCAGGGGCTGGGAGCCTTCATGATCGCCAGGGTTGATGGGTCATACACGAATGTGGTTGGGCTGCCACTGGCGGAGACGGTTCGCACCTTCCAAACCAGAGCCATGATCAGACACCGGGACGTGGACGCCCCTCCAGCCTGA